A single genomic interval of Aureliella helgolandensis harbors:
- a CDS encoding bifunctional DNA primase/polymerase — protein MSNNANPNSFGFRIVGACHNKRRLVEYWPAFVAYCLCDDRARINEGGFLSPYEYATEIESRIVEPASMILDVRGFKGVSCSRYLWFDIDDADLDQGLDRCRRLVSCLLERYDLDDGDLLVFFSGSKGFHVGLPTSLWQPIASKQFARGCRTMAESLGDSAGVSIDPAIYQAVQPFRAPNSRHLKTGRYKRLVSIAELEELNAEAIRQRASSPLPFEPPDSPALHQQAVIDWAKAEFAVAQHAEVIRHFDAERSELNRSTLEFIRDGAIPGDRHRLLYSSAANLFEFGCPLALASALLMESALDSGLPPTEIRRAIDNAFTKQGPRPNDH, from the coding sequence ATGAGCAACAATGCGAACCCGAATTCCTTCGGTTTTCGCATTGTAGGCGCTTGCCATAACAAACGCCGGCTAGTCGAGTACTGGCCGGCATTCGTGGCATATTGCCTGTGCGATGACCGAGCAAGGATTAATGAGGGTGGTTTTCTTTCACCCTATGAATACGCAACGGAGATTGAAAGCAGAATCGTTGAACCTGCTTCGATGATTCTCGACGTGCGAGGTTTTAAGGGCGTGAGCTGTTCGCGGTATCTATGGTTCGACATTGACGACGCTGACTTGGACCAGGGACTGGACCGATGCAGGCGACTAGTTTCGTGCTTGCTGGAGCGCTACGACCTGGACGACGGTGATTTGCTTGTGTTCTTCTCGGGATCTAAGGGATTTCATGTTGGTTTGCCGACTTCACTGTGGCAACCGATTGCGTCCAAGCAATTTGCACGCGGATGTCGCACTATGGCAGAGTCACTGGGCGATTCTGCTGGCGTGTCGATTGACCCTGCGATCTATCAAGCGGTACAGCCATTCAGGGCTCCGAATAGCCGGCACTTGAAAACCGGAAGATACAAGCGGTTGGTTTCGATTGCGGAACTCGAAGAACTCAATGCTGAGGCAATTAGGCAACGGGCATCGAGTCCGTTGCCATTCGAGCCGCCAGACTCGCCTGCACTGCATCAACAAGCGGTCATAGATTGGGCGAAGGCTGAATTTGCTGTCGCTCAGCATGCCGAAGTGATTCGGCACTTTGACGCCGAGCGCTCCGAGTTGAACCGTTCGACGCTGGAATTCATCCGTGATGGTGCCATCCCTGGCGACCGTCACCGACTGCTGTACTCGTCTGCAGCAAACCTATTTGAGTTTGGATGTCCGTTGGCACTTGCTAGCGCATTGCTGATGGAATCCGCACTTGATTCAGGATTGCCGCCTACCGAGATAAGACGCGCAATCGATAACGCATTCACTAAACAAGGACCAAGACCAAATGACCATTAA
- a CDS encoding DnaB-like helicase C-terminal domain-containing protein has product MTINYSMTDSFLDSWREDVLHGLPPRKYDIGDGLSHIHLGPGTVSLFGGPPGTGKTSLTMQCAVNAMAADESLRVCVANVEMPPERLLERQLSRLSGIPLDDIQERRLNGKQRDKLELGFELIEDISDRLVFVRGPFTLDAVAVAADSIDAELILLDYIQRIRPTGKHEDKRGSVDATMDSIRQFASAGCCVLALSAVGRSKDSKGRSSYDGSGLGLASFRESSELEYGADDAYLLVPSPGADKDPDDSVVEVTLKQLKSRYGKPTDCQLSFDRSIQRFDVDEPDDDHRRDLSQSLAQLWEPER; this is encoded by the coding sequence ATGACCATTAACTACTCAATGACAGATAGTTTCCTTGACAGCTGGCGCGAGGATGTTTTGCATGGCCTCCCTCCGCGAAAGTACGACATTGGCGATGGCTTGAGCCATATTCACCTCGGACCAGGCACAGTATCCTTGTTTGGCGGCCCGCCGGGTACGGGTAAGACTTCCTTGACGATGCAATGCGCCGTCAACGCTATGGCCGCTGACGAATCGCTGCGGGTTTGTGTGGCGAATGTTGAGATGCCTCCTGAAAGGCTGTTAGAACGGCAATTGAGCCGCTTGTCAGGCATCCCGCTGGATGATATTCAAGAGCGTCGACTTAACGGCAAGCAACGCGACAAATTAGAGCTGGGATTCGAATTGATCGAAGATATTAGCGATCGGCTGGTGTTCGTCCGTGGTCCATTTACGTTAGATGCAGTTGCGGTCGCTGCAGACAGTATCGATGCAGAGCTGATTCTGCTGGACTACATTCAACGCATTCGTCCCACCGGCAAGCACGAGGATAAGCGTGGTTCGGTCGACGCTACGATGGATTCGATACGCCAGTTTGCAAGCGCAGGCTGCTGCGTGCTCGCTTTGTCTGCCGTTGGGCGTTCGAAAGATTCCAAGGGCCGCAGTAGCTATGATGGCAGCGGTTTGGGACTGGCATCGTTCCGAGAATCCTCTGAACTGGAATATGGAGCTGACGACGCCTACCTGCTTGTGCCAAGTCCCGGCGCCGACAAGGATCCCGACGACTCGGTGGTCGAAGTCACGCTGAAGCAATTGAAAAGCCGTTACGGAAAGCCTACGGATTGCCAATTGTCGTTCGACCGTTCGATTCAACGCTTTGACGTCGACGAACCTGACGATGACCATCGACGGGATTTATCACAATCGCTTGCTCAACTGTGGGAGCCTGAACGATGA
- a CDS encoding helix-turn-helix domain-containing protein — protein MTKNKPKGKGTAPDRFRILNAFVDFSLRELTRNEIAVWMVLFRDTRKGTATVSQKFIAERCGISERTVRRMVLQLVNAGLLVVVRRGGIAVGASTYKVIPVTKTNFERRSKRWSIKEDNQLSG, from the coding sequence ATGACCAAGAACAAGCCGAAGGGGAAAGGGACCGCGCCCGACCGTTTCAGGATCCTAAATGCTTTCGTCGACTTCTCGCTCCGGGAACTAACACGAAACGAAATCGCAGTTTGGATGGTGTTGTTCCGCGACACTCGCAAAGGAACCGCAACCGTATCGCAGAAGTTCATCGCCGAGCGCTGCGGCATCTCCGAACGCACGGTTAGACGCATGGTTCTGCAACTCGTCAATGCTGGTTTGCTTGTGGTGGTGCGACGCGGCGGAATTGCTGTTGGCGCATCGACCTACAAAGTCATTCCAGTGACGAAAACAAACTTCGAGCGCAGGTCCAAGCGGTGGTCGATTAAAGAGGACAACCAGCTGTCCGGTTAA
- a CDS encoding site-specific integrase, which produces MLIRRGPNKGKKLAKLSEERKNELVALGNERALIYKVAVLTGLRLNELRTLTVGDLSFGDVPFVRLRSTNEKNRRGSTLPLRSDLAAELFQWTKDKDHSSRAFCVPAGLLRIMNRDLEAANIPKKDADGCVVHVHALRHSFASHLSIAGVAPRTAQAAMRHSNISLTMNVYTDARLLDTASAVESLDLLRTVAPNVALAPDVMGQTESIPDHSADALCQSQDTKKPSKTLGITGFSQVGLAGFEPTTSTTPR; this is translated from the coding sequence ATGCTAATTCGCAGGGGGCCCAATAAAGGTAAAAAACTCGCGAAATTGAGCGAGGAACGTAAGAACGAGTTGGTTGCGTTAGGCAATGAACGCGCACTGATCTACAAGGTGGCCGTTCTGACAGGTTTGCGACTTAACGAGTTGCGAACGCTGACTGTTGGCGATCTGTCGTTCGGCGACGTTCCGTTTGTTCGGTTACGGTCTACCAACGAAAAGAACCGCAGGGGATCGACCTTACCCCTCCGAAGCGATTTGGCCGCTGAGCTATTCCAGTGGACCAAGGACAAAGATCATTCATCTAGGGCGTTCTGTGTGCCAGCCGGCTTGTTGCGCATTATGAACCGCGACCTGGAAGCTGCGAACATCCCCAAAAAGGATGCTGACGGCTGCGTGGTCCACGTTCACGCATTACGGCATTCTTTCGCCTCCCACTTGTCGATCGCCGGCGTAGCACCAAGAACTGCACAAGCCGCGATGAGACACAGCAACATTTCGCTGACCATGAACGTTTACACAGACGCAAGGTTGCTTGATACCGCTTCGGCCGTGGAGTCACTCGACCTACTCCGAACGGTTGCACCAAATGTTGCACTAGCTCCAGACGTTATGGGGCAAACTGAGTCCATTCCTGACCATTCTGCCGATGCTCTGTGTCAGAGCCAAGACACGAAAAAACCCAGTAAAACACTTGGTATTACTGGGTTTTCTCAAGTCGGGCTGGCGGGATTTGAACCCACGACCTCTACCACCCCAAGGTAG
- a CDS encoding deoxyribonuclease IV, giving the protein MAYRFGSHTSVAGGLYLGVERAHAVGCDVVQIFTKNNNQWKCKPLSDEDCAKFRAALAEHKIGAPIAHSSYLINVASPDDELWEKSLEALVVEWQRCEQLELEGLVMHPGAFTKSSPEQGQLRIVDAVQQAIQRVAPKHCKLLFENTAGQGSCLGWQIEQLGFLLAEVGTDHTGVCWDTCHALAAGYDFRTAKGLREMIAELETHDVLPHIAAVHINDSKKDCGTRVDRHEHIGRGFIGEAAFQRFLRSTAFKSLPMYLETPKGTDEESGEDWDMLNLALLRRLAGLKGTTTVAS; this is encoded by the coding sequence ATGGCCTATCGTTTCGGTTCCCACACCTCTGTCGCCGGCGGACTCTATCTTGGAGTGGAGCGGGCTCATGCAGTCGGCTGCGATGTCGTTCAGATTTTCACTAAGAACAATAATCAGTGGAAATGCAAGCCGCTGAGCGATGAGGACTGCGCTAAATTTCGTGCTGCACTCGCCGAGCATAAGATTGGAGCACCGATTGCCCACTCTTCCTACTTAATCAACGTCGCTTCGCCCGACGATGAACTGTGGGAAAAGTCGCTCGAGGCCCTAGTGGTCGAGTGGCAGAGGTGCGAACAGCTCGAGTTGGAAGGCTTGGTCATGCATCCAGGAGCTTTCACCAAGAGTTCTCCGGAGCAAGGGCAATTGCGCATCGTGGACGCTGTGCAACAGGCGATCCAAAGGGTCGCCCCCAAGCACTGCAAATTGCTGTTTGAGAATACGGCTGGACAGGGAAGTTGCCTGGGATGGCAGATCGAGCAACTTGGATTTTTGCTGGCTGAAGTGGGGACCGACCATACGGGGGTTTGCTGGGATACCTGCCATGCCCTAGCCGCCGGATACGACTTTCGGACGGCCAAGGGACTTCGAGAGATGATTGCCGAATTGGAGACCCATGACGTCTTGCCCCACATTGCGGCCGTGCACATCAATGACAGCAAGAAGGACTGCGGCACGCGCGTCGACCGCCACGAGCATATTGGCCGCGGATTTATCGGGGAAGCCGCCTTCCAGCGTTTCCTGCGTTCCACGGCCTTCAAGTCGTTGCCGATGTACCTGGAGACCCCCAAGGGGACCGATGAGGAGAGTGGTGAGGATTGGGACATGCTCAATTTGGCTTTACTTCGCCGCTTAGCGGGCCTGAAAGGGACAACCACCGTTGCGTCATAG
- a CDS encoding DUF4190 domain-containing protein — MAIESNCSGCGQRLTVDDAHAGKRARCPACGQIYTIAYPHQAADSHSENAVQPQVWGPTTGEHSQSESADREDQFWMLAPDGSQYGPVDRPTLSRWYQEGRVGRDYKIRQSLAGPWQAADYFRPTSSSNFAAGHTQTPQGFAGPSPAASPYTSSATVAPAYGGQSAAGGYAQSDRSGLVLAMGILSFFVCPIFGIVAWIMGGSALRGIAAGTYDPVNKGLIQVGYYLGIASVLLNFVCIGGFILLSILSAIS; from the coding sequence ATGGCCATTGAGTCGAATTGTTCTGGCTGTGGACAGAGGCTGACCGTCGATGACGCTCATGCCGGCAAGCGCGCGCGTTGCCCAGCCTGCGGGCAAATCTATACGATTGCCTATCCACACCAAGCTGCGGATTCCCACTCAGAAAACGCGGTTCAGCCGCAGGTCTGGGGGCCCACCACCGGAGAGCACTCACAGTCGGAATCGGCGGATCGCGAGGATCAGTTTTGGATGCTGGCCCCCGATGGCAGCCAGTATGGCCCCGTAGATCGCCCCACCCTCTCCCGCTGGTACCAAGAGGGCCGCGTAGGACGCGATTACAAGATTCGCCAAAGTCTGGCTGGGCCTTGGCAGGCCGCCGACTACTTTCGGCCTACCTCATCGTCCAATTTTGCTGCGGGGCACACGCAAACTCCGCAAGGCTTTGCAGGTCCCAGTCCAGCTGCTTCGCCGTACACGAGTTCTGCTACGGTCGCGCCAGCGTACGGTGGACAGAGTGCTGCTGGAGGGTATGCCCAGTCCGATCGCAGCGGGCTTGTCTTAGCGATGGGCATCCTCTCGTTTTTCGTCTGCCCGATCTTCGGCATTGTTGCCTGGATCATGGGCGGCAGCGCCCTGCGCGGGATCGCAGCCGGTACCTACGATCCTGTTAACAAAGGTTTAATTCAAGTCGGTTACTACTTGGGAATAGCCAGCGTCCTATTGAATTTCGTCTGCATCGGCGGTTTCATTCTGCTGAGCATTCTATCTGCCATCAGTTGA
- a CDS encoding formylmethanofuran--tetrahydromethanopterin N-formyltransferase: MSQDRNSIVEDTYAEGFRSIYAEFLVTARDRTWLDHCCHAVTGHASSTILCDSEVGVSQILDGSSPGQETPDGRIGAVIQVHVPRFRKDRETHLGKVLLARISQNVLTCPTARCFNRLDTEKYFKLGRKVAFFGDGHQFRDQRYGSKGWVVPTMGGEFYLTRRFGFSDGVMGGNLWFMSDTEEHSILAAERAAAAVNQCPDSVLTFPGGIASSASKAGSRYSFMIASTFAEYCPTLKSKLGESSRVPEGVQSIMEIVINGSSLSAVAAATYAAIDAALGTPGLKRITAGNYNGRLGKSFIYLNPERQGA; the protein is encoded by the coding sequence ATGTCCCAAGATCGCAACTCTATCGTCGAAGATACTTACGCAGAAGGCTTTCGCAGTATCTATGCCGAGTTTCTGGTCACTGCCCGCGACCGAACATGGTTGGATCACTGTTGTCACGCGGTGACGGGCCACGCCAGCAGTACGATTTTGTGCGATTCCGAAGTTGGGGTTTCGCAAATCTTGGATGGTTCATCGCCTGGGCAGGAAACGCCAGATGGTCGGATAGGAGCTGTCATCCAAGTTCATGTTCCACGCTTCCGCAAGGATCGCGAAACCCACTTAGGAAAAGTGCTCTTGGCACGCATTAGTCAAAACGTCCTGACCTGCCCCACGGCCCGCTGCTTCAATCGACTCGACACCGAAAAGTATTTTAAGCTGGGGCGCAAAGTTGCATTTTTCGGAGATGGACATCAATTCCGAGATCAGCGATACGGTAGCAAGGGCTGGGTGGTCCCAACCATGGGCGGTGAGTTCTATTTGACGCGCCGCTTCGGATTTAGCGATGGAGTCATGGGAGGGAATTTGTGGTTTATGTCGGACACGGAAGAGCATTCCATTTTGGCCGCAGAACGTGCCGCTGCTGCGGTGAATCAATGCCCTGATAGCGTGTTGACCTTTCCAGGCGGTATCGCCTCCAGCGCCTCCAAAGCAGGCAGCCGTTACAGTTTTATGATCGCCAGTACGTTTGCTGAATATTGCCCAACCCTGAAATCCAAACTAGGAGAATCCTCGCGAGTTCCTGAAGGAGTTCAGTCCATTATGGAGATTGTCATCAACGGCAGCAGCCTCTCGGCCGTGGCAGCCGCTACCTATGCGGCTATCGACGCCGCACTGGGGACTCCAGGATTGAAACGCATCACCGCAGGAAATTACAACGGGCGACTCGGCAAGAGCTTTATCTACTTGAATCCAGAGCGGCAGGGAGCATAG
- a CDS encoding 5-formyltetrahydrofolate cyclo-ligase, giving the protein MNTSPQADDTYAQKQKIRKAAHENRRNQPDKDSVSEAIVQSFMSLPEYASAGTVMFYIDVRDEARTRHALPAALASGKRIVIPYCVDGELELFHLESMEELEVGMYKILEPKAELREVAAKRLQPQDLDLIMVPGVAFDRSGGRTGHGKGYYDKLLEHARTDTPLVALAFECQMFPEIPCESHDIYMDKVVTESSVYPGRGRG; this is encoded by the coding sequence ATGAATACATCGCCACAAGCTGACGACACCTACGCCCAAAAGCAAAAGATACGCAAAGCGGCACACGAGAATCGCCGCAATCAACCCGACAAGGACTCCGTGAGCGAAGCGATTGTGCAGAGTTTTATGAGCCTGCCGGAATATGCCTCCGCCGGGACGGTGATGTTTTACATTGACGTCCGCGACGAAGCTCGCACCCGGCACGCTTTGCCCGCAGCCTTGGCCAGCGGAAAACGGATTGTCATTCCCTACTGTGTCGATGGTGAGCTGGAGCTGTTCCACCTTGAGTCGATGGAGGAGCTCGAAGTCGGAATGTACAAGATTCTTGAACCCAAGGCAGAGCTGAGGGAGGTTGCCGCCAAGCGTTTGCAGCCACAGGATCTGGACCTGATCATGGTGCCTGGCGTTGCCTTTGACCGCAGTGGAGGGCGCACGGGGCATGGTAAGGGGTACTATGACAAGCTGCTTGAGCACGCGCGGACTGATACTCCCCTGGTTGCATTGGCCTTCGAATGCCAAATGTTTCCCGAGATCCCCTGTGAATCGCACGATATCTATATGGACAAAGTGGTCACCGAGTCCTCCGTCTATCCCGGCCGCGGACGCGGTTAA
- a CDS encoding RluA family pseudouridine synthase, which produces MLACMGSTPIKNTETPSPTVLYEDNHLLVINKPAGLATMGTEPQIPTAARWAADYLKRKYHKPGNVFVGIVSRVDRLASGVLPLARTSKCASRLSEQIRNREPSKRYLAYVDGKIASASDSKWTTLRHHVRKNESRQRMEVVQPSTRDAQLAELHYRCLARSPNGSLIEVDLITGRKHQIRLQFSELGHPIVGDAKYGSQRKFGPGIALHCWELRIAHPTRGETLTFSAKPQGPWQQLPRAVHEALPRSPTGDGS; this is translated from the coding sequence ATGCTAGCTTGCATGGGCTCCACTCCGATCAAAAACACTGAAACGCCATCCCCAACAGTTCTGTACGAAGACAACCACTTGTTGGTAATCAATAAGCCAGCGGGTCTAGCGACCATGGGGACGGAGCCTCAAATCCCTACCGCGGCTCGCTGGGCAGCGGATTATTTGAAGCGCAAGTACCACAAGCCAGGCAACGTCTTTGTAGGGATTGTCAGCCGAGTTGACCGCTTGGCTTCGGGAGTGCTCCCGCTGGCGCGGACGAGCAAATGTGCCAGCCGCCTTTCCGAACAAATCCGCAACCGCGAACCGAGCAAACGTTATCTCGCCTACGTTGACGGCAAAATCGCCTCAGCGTCTGACTCAAAATGGACCACCTTGAGACATCACGTCCGCAAGAACGAATCTCGCCAGCGCATGGAAGTCGTTCAGCCTTCTACCCGCGATGCGCAACTGGCGGAATTGCATTATCGCTGCTTAGCGAGATCCCCCAATGGTTCTCTCATCGAAGTGGATTTGATCACCGGCCGCAAGCACCAAATTCGCCTGCAGTTCTCCGAATTGGGCCACCCAATCGTCGGTGATGCCAAATACGGCTCGCAGCGCAAATTCGGTCCAGGCATTGCGCTTCACTGCTGGGAATTGCGCATCGCCCATCCCACGCGTGGTGAAACGCTGACATTTTCAGCCAAGCCGCAAGGGCCCTGGCAGCAACTGCCGCGGGCCGTCCATGAGGCATTGCCAAGGAGTCCGACCGGGGATGGCAGTTAA
- a CDS encoding putative molybdenum carrier protein — MAVNRHGVERIVSGGQTGVDRGALDAAIALGIPHGGWCPRGRGAEDGVIADKYQLQEHASRDYAERTRQNVIDSDGTLILYRERLQGGTLLTHRFAQQLNKPLLRMRLDRPVHYDRIALWLQTRSIRVLNIAGPRGSSHSGIAMLAFEVICKLFQSSEALPFSAEEK, encoded by the coding sequence ATGGCAGTTAATCGACATGGGGTTGAGCGGATCGTGTCGGGCGGACAGACGGGAGTAGACCGAGGTGCACTCGACGCCGCCATCGCACTCGGCATTCCTCACGGGGGTTGGTGCCCGCGGGGCAGGGGAGCCGAAGATGGTGTGATTGCCGATAAGTATCAATTGCAAGAACACGCCTCCCGCGATTATGCGGAGCGGACGCGGCAAAACGTGATCGATTCTGACGGCACGCTCATCCTCTATCGTGAGCGACTCCAGGGAGGAACCCTGCTGACCCACCGATTTGCCCAACAACTCAACAAACCCTTGCTGCGGATGCGCTTAGACCGCCCAGTGCACTACGATCGCATCGCCCTGTGGTTGCAAACGCGTTCGATCCGCGTACTGAACATTGCAGGTCCGCGCGGCAGTTCGCACAGCGGCATCGCAATGCTAGCTTTCGAAGTGATTTGCAAGCTGTTCCAATCCTCAGAGGCATTGCCTTTTTCAGCTGAAGAAAAGTGA
- the dgt gene encoding dGTP triphosphohydrolase — MSNECEWKRREEFLLASYAMFAKDTLGRRYDEPLHPHRSPFQRDRDRVLHSAAFRRLSGKMQVFTGEMGDYHRTRLTHTHEVATVARTIGRVLRLNEDLIEALALLHDIGHPPFGHSGEDALSHCLEAKGGFSHNRFALTLAEQLETRYTTYSGLNLSREVLAGQDFRITHEGNTPLLEVQVVDLSDSIAYNAHDVDDALTLGLIRFQQLQGLDLVRRALEWGSAKVHAASELGLRQALVHSLIDVQVVDLLETAGERLQAIEGLDSLSARQLEVELAQSPVIASERQQLAQFLFENVYRHPDLVAIRKLAAKRVSRLFHALVERPQMLPVRFRDLAQRSSVEMATGYYIAGMTDRFCDAQYRSLIELGGTEAVDW, encoded by the coding sequence ATGAGCAACGAATGTGAATGGAAGCGGCGCGAGGAATTCTTGCTCGCCTCCTACGCCATGTTTGCGAAGGATACGTTGGGCAGGAGGTACGACGAACCGTTGCACCCGCATCGCAGCCCGTTTCAACGGGATCGAGATCGCGTGTTGCACAGCGCCGCCTTCCGACGGTTAAGTGGCAAGATGCAGGTTTTCACCGGCGAGATGGGTGATTACCATCGCACGCGTTTGACGCACACCCACGAGGTCGCGACCGTGGCGCGCACGATCGGACGCGTGCTGCGATTGAACGAAGATTTGATCGAAGCTCTCGCACTTTTGCACGATATTGGACATCCTCCGTTCGGCCACAGTGGCGAGGATGCATTGTCGCACTGCTTGGAAGCTAAGGGAGGTTTCTCTCACAACCGCTTTGCCCTGACACTCGCCGAGCAATTAGAAACCCGCTACACCACCTATAGTGGTCTCAATCTATCGCGTGAAGTCTTAGCGGGTCAGGACTTTCGAATTACGCATGAAGGCAATACACCGCTGTTGGAAGTCCAAGTCGTGGATCTTTCTGACAGCATCGCTTACAACGCCCACGATGTCGACGACGCGCTCACCCTTGGATTAATCCGTTTTCAGCAACTGCAGGGGCTCGATCTCGTCCGCCGCGCTTTAGAGTGGGGTTCCGCCAAGGTCCACGCAGCGAGCGAGTTGGGTTTGCGGCAGGCCTTGGTACATAGTTTGATCGACGTTCAAGTCGTCGATCTCCTCGAAACGGCCGGTGAGCGGTTGCAGGCCATCGAGGGGCTGGACAGCCTTTCCGCTCGCCAGCTTGAAGTGGAGCTCGCGCAATCGCCAGTCATCGCATCCGAACGGCAACAACTGGCGCAGTTTCTGTTTGAAAACGTGTATCGCCATCCCGATCTGGTAGCCATTCGCAAGCTCGCCGCCAAACGCGTCAGCCGACTCTTTCATGCCCTGGTCGAACGCCCTCAAATGTTGCCCGTGAGGTTCCGTGACCTCGCCCAACGCAGCAGCGTCGAAATGGCCACCGGCTATTACATTGCTGGGATGACCGATCGCTTCTGCGATGCGCAGTATCGAAGTTTGATCGAGCTCGGCGGGACCGAAGCGGTGGATTGGTAA
- the nhaD gene encoding sodium:proton antiporter NhaD: protein MIPLILCIFVLGYLAIALEHKLHINKAAPALFIGIVCWSLYVCNVGTLMPQDAIPGWFNEESLAEQVQNIPLHFAIENQHLLQTGEIASILFFLMGAMTIVELVDAHEGFAIVTNRIRTKRKSTLLWTIGLLTFFMSAVLDNLTTTIVMVSLLKKIVHQREDRLRFVGLVVIAANAGGAWTPIGDVTTTMLWIKHKIGTVEVMSELWLGSLVCLLVPLIGLTFLMRGNISGDFDAATAKDDKNIQPWHQWLFLILGLVGLLAVPVFKSTTHLPPYMGMLLSLSVLWIVSEFVSHTMDEATRSSTGVLAALRRVDMSSILFFLGILLAVGSLGAMGILRAAAEWLDSVLPNRDLVAVVIGLVSSVVDNVPLVAAGIEMYTLPINDPFWMLLAYCAGTGGSCLIIGSAAGVAAMGLEHVDFVWYLRKVAPWALLGYISGAIVVIVQQQM from the coding sequence ATGATTCCGCTGATCCTTTGCATTTTTGTTCTTGGCTACTTAGCGATTGCCCTCGAGCATAAGTTGCATATCAACAAGGCCGCACCAGCCCTTTTCATTGGTATCGTATGCTGGTCGTTGTACGTCTGTAATGTGGGGACGCTCATGCCCCAGGACGCGATTCCAGGCTGGTTCAATGAAGAGTCGCTCGCTGAACAGGTGCAGAACATTCCATTGCACTTTGCCATCGAGAATCAGCATCTCCTACAGACGGGCGAGATCGCCAGTATCCTCTTTTTCTTGATGGGGGCTATGACGATCGTTGAACTGGTGGATGCCCACGAGGGGTTCGCTATTGTGACCAATCGCATCCGCACGAAACGCAAGAGCACGCTGTTGTGGACGATCGGCTTATTGACGTTTTTTATGTCTGCCGTTCTCGATAACTTGACCACCACTATTGTCATGGTCTCGCTACTGAAGAAAATTGTGCACCAGCGTGAGGATCGCTTGCGATTCGTCGGACTCGTCGTTATTGCAGCCAATGCCGGTGGCGCCTGGACTCCAATTGGAGATGTGACGACCACCATGCTCTGGATCAAGCATAAGATTGGAACCGTAGAGGTCATGAGCGAACTCTGGCTCGGTAGTTTGGTGTGCTTGCTAGTGCCGCTGATCGGGTTAACGTTCTTAATGCGCGGCAATATTAGCGGTGACTTCGATGCCGCAACCGCAAAGGATGACAAGAACATCCAACCCTGGCACCAATGGCTGTTCTTGATATTGGGCCTCGTGGGTTTGCTGGCCGTTCCCGTCTTCAAGTCCACGACGCATTTGCCACCTTACATGGGAATGCTCCTGAGTCTGTCAGTGCTATGGATTGTCTCGGAGTTTGTCAGTCATACGATGGATGAAGCGACTCGCTCCAGCACGGGTGTGCTGGCTGCACTGCGGCGGGTTGATATGTCGAGCATTCTGTTCTTCCTCGGGATTCTGCTGGCAGTGGGATCCTTGGGAGCGATGGGAATCCTACGGGCTGCCGCGGAGTGGCTGGATTCGGTGTTGCCCAATCGCGATCTCGTGGCTGTCGTCATTGGACTGGTCTCCTCAGTGGTTGACAATGTGCCACTGGTTGCCGCAGGGATCGAAATGTACACGCTGCCCATTAACGACCCCTTCTGGATGCTGTTGGCGTACTGCGCAGGAACCGGAGGAAGTTGCCTGATTATCGGTTCGGCCGCTGGCGTCGCTGCCATGGGACTCGAGCATGTCGACTTCGTATGGTACCTGCGAAAAGTCGCGCCCTGGGCTCTGCTGGGCTATATCAGCGGTGCTATCGTCGTGATAGTTCAACAGCAAATGTAG